The genomic window CGATCGGCACGGCAACATGACCGAGTGGGCCACCGGCCTGACCAACGTGACCGACCTGACCTGGGCCAAGGGCAAGCTGTATGCCGTGCAGCTGTCGAACAATGGCCTGCTGTCCGAAGACCTCACCGGTTCCCTGGTCCAGGTGCGCAAGGGCAAGAGCACTCACAAGGTCATCGCCGACGACCTGTTCGCTCCCTATGGCGTCACAGTCCACAAGGACTATGCCTATGTCACGACGGGCGCGGTCGTGCCCGGCGGTGGTGAGGTCGTGCGGTTCGACCTGGACAGGCACAAGCGTCGGTGAGCCGGACCGCCCGCACGTGAGCGGTGCTGGCGCGGGGCTGATCAGTAGCCGCGCGTCAGCACCCGTTCGCGCGCGGAGGCGAGCGCAGAGCCGGACTGGCGCCGCGACATACGACGCAGTGCGATCGGCGCGAGGAGCAGACCGATGACGACCCAGATCCCCAGCACGCCGAACGTCTCCCAGGTGCGCCAGGACTCCCCGATCTCCAGGGCGACCGCCTCGGCCGGCAGGATCACGGAGCGGAACCCGAGGCCGAGCCAGTAGACCGGGAAGACTTGCACGACCCACTGCAGCCATCCGGGCATGGCCGTCATCGGATAGAACAGCCCCGACACCGCGCAGAGACCATAGATGGCCATCGTGGTGAAGAGCAGCGCCAACGGCCCCTTGAAGATCGAGCCCAGCACCGCACCCAGCGGGAGCATCGCCGCGATGGTGAGGATGGACAGCAGCAGCAGCCGGATCCACCCCCAGGCGGTCGTCGGCGTGACGCCGTCCACGATGAACGAGGCGCCGATCAGGATGACGGCGATCGGCAGCAGGGTGGTGACGATGCTGGCGAAGAACTTGGCGAGCAGGTGGCCCGTCATCGCGTGCGGCACGGTCTTGGCGCGCAGCAGGGTGCCGTCGTCGCGCTCGGTGGTGATCTCGCCGGAGACGCCGAGCACGCCGCCGCTGATGATGCCGAACGCGAGATAGGCCGGCACCAGGAACTGGCCGAGCGACAGCGCACTCTCCATCAGCTGCGAGTCCCGCAACCAGAACAGCACGGCGAGCATGACGACCGGTCCGAGCAGCGCGAGGAGCACCAGCGGGGACATGATCTGCAGCCGCAGCTCGATCGTGGCCCGGCGCAGGGCAGCGCGCAGGACGGTCGCCATATTTAGGCTCCCTCTCGTGCGCGGGTTGGGTCGGTCTCGTCCCCAGTCTCGGTCGCCTCGTCGGGCAGTATGCCGAAGCTCGCCGCCTGCGTGTCGGCGCCGGTCTCGACCTGATGGACGAGGGCGAGGTAGGCCTCCTCCAGGGAGGCTCGGCGCACCTCCAGGTCCTCGATCTCGCCCGGCTCGGCGAGGACTGAGCGAAGGTAGCTGACCGGGTCGTCCGTGGACTCGGTGTGCAGGTGCCCGTCGCGCCGGAATCTCACCGAGGCGGTGGCCGACATCCGGTGGCGCAGGTCGTCGGGGCTGCCGTCAGCGACGATCGTGCCGCCGGCCAGCACCAGGATGCGGCTGGCGAGGATCTCCGCTTCCGTCAGGTCGTGGGTGGTCAGCAGGATCGTGGTGTCCAGGTCGGACAGGGACCGGATGAGCTTGTGGAAGTCACGGCGTGCCTGAGGGTCGAAGCCGGCGGTCGGCTCGTCGAGGAAGAGGACCTCGGGGCGGCCGAGCAGCCCGACTGCCACGTCCAGGCGACGGCGCTCACCACCGGAGAGCCGGTCGAGGCGGCGCAGCGTCTTGCCGGCCAGACCCACCCGCTCGATCAGGTCGGTGGTCGGCCACGGGCGCTCGACAGCAGCCGTCGCGTAGTCGGTGTAGTACATCCCGAGATAGTCCAGGAACTCGCCGACGCGCCACTTGCCGTGGTCACGCCAGGACTGCAGCACGACACCCACGCGGGCCCGCCAGGCCTCGCCAGCCGTATGCGGTGTCTCACCCAGGACCTGCACCTCACCACCGGACGGGACCCGGAAGCCCTCGAGGATCTCGATCGTGGTGGTCTTGCCGGCGCCGTTGGGACCCAGGAGAGCCACGACCTCACCGGTGCCGATGCTCAGCGTGACGTCGTCGAGGACCCGCGTGTCGCCATACTGCATGGCAAGGCGGTGGGTCTGGATCGCCGGCCCGCGATCGGACATCTGGTGCTGCTCCTGTCGTCACGGTGTCGGGTCGGTCCAATGTAGTGGACGCGAGCCCTCGGGTCGGGCAGCCCCCGCTTTGGAGCATGAGCCCGCGATGGGGTAATCTCGGGCGGCGCGTGTCCGTCGGGCACAGCACTCACGGGCCTATAGCTCAGACGGTTAGAGCGCTTCCCTGATAAGGAAGAGGTCACAGGTTCAAGTCCTGTTAGGCCCACCACCACCGCAGACCACCTGGTCTGCGGTTTTGTGTTTGTCGAGAACGCACCACGCGCCGACAGGTCTCGTCGTAGGCTCGTGCCGATGTCAGTGCACGCGAGCCAGCCTGGGGACCAGCACGCCGACGAGGAGAGAGCCGCCGGCGGATCGGGCCTGGCCGCTAGCGCGGTCATCGGCCTCGTGGTGGGCGGCCTGCTGTGGCTGGCGTGGGAGCCCACGACGCGTGAGTGCAACGGCATCAGCGAGTGCTTCGGCCCGCCGGTGTCGGCCGCGGTGCTGACGCTGGGCGCGTTCGTCGCGGTCCTGGTGGTGCGCCGGATCCTGAGGCTGCGACCGGTCTTCCTGCCGTCGTTGCTCGGCTTTGTCGGCGGCGGTGGGCTGCTGTTGATGGCAGAGAGCCTGACCAACATCTGGCCGCGTGAGATCCATGATCCCCTGGCGCCGTGGTGGAGCTGGCTGCTCGTCGGCGGCGTGATCGGCGGACTGGCGCACTGGATGCACCAGCCCGGGCGGCGCTGGGTGGAGCGCATCGTGCCGGTCGCGGTGGTCCTGGGACTCATCATCGCGGGTGTCACCTGGGTGTCCGTGGAGCGGGACCGCAGGCAGCTCGCCGAGCTGGAGTCGGTGGGGGTGGACACGGTGATGGCACCGACGTTCGATGACTTCTCGGTGTCCTTTGCGCGGCGCGGACAGAGTGCGGGCGCCGGCGACTTCGTGCGCATCCACCTGTCCCCGCACGAGGGCAGGGCCCCCGCCTGGCCGCACACCTATCTGGTCCCGGTCCACGACCGTGACCTGTGTGAGCTGGCGGTTGCGCTCACGCGCGAGAGTGTGACCTGCGTCGAGACGGCTGCTGGGGTCGAGCTCACCGACGACTTCCTCGAGGGGGCCGGGGTCGTCGAGGGCGACACCTTGCTCCTGGTCACCGCTCGGGTGTCGCCGGAGCGCGACGAGCCCGACGAGTGGACCCAGCAGGCGCTGCGCACCGGCGTGGACCAGCGGGTGCTGACCACGCTGGAGGAGCTGCGTGACGGCGACGTCGACTGAGCTGGTCGGGTCCGGGTGCCCACCGGCGGTGGTGTGACGGTTATGAGCCACCGCCTCGCGGCAGGTATCCTTGCCGGGCACGATCGACGCAAGGAGATCTTATGAAGCGCCTGATGGCATTTGCCGCACTCGCCGCCGGGGCACTCGCCCTGGTCAAGAAGCTGCAGGACGAGCAGGCCGAGCGTGACCTGTGGGCCGAGGCGACCGACGGGGTCTCCGAGACGCCGCCGAGCAGCTGACCACAGCTCAACACGGGGACTTAGCTCAGCTGGTAGAGCACCGCCTTTGCAAGGCGGGGGTCAGGGGTTCGAGCCCCCTAGTCTCCACACTTCGTGTGTCCAGAGGCCCCTCCCCCGGGAGGGGCCTCTGCTTGTGGTCGCCAGGCGAGGAGGGCCGGGAGCACCCGGTGTGCGGAGCCTGATGATGGACCGCAAGAGCATGACGACTGTCATGTCGAGGTCGTGACGGCGGGCACTACTGCCGCAGCGCTCGCTCCGGAAGCCTTGGGGCATGACAACCACGCAACTCACAGACCACAGCGCGCGCTCCAGCCACGACACCCCGCTCCTGGCAGAGCTGCTCGGGGTGTCGAAGCAGTTCGGGAAGGGCGAGAGCGCAGTCCAGGCGGTGAGTGGACTCGACCTGGACGTGCGTCCAGGGGAGCTCCTGGCCGTCTTGGGACCCAACGGTGCGGGCAAGTCCACCGCGATAGGGATGCTGACCGGCCTGACCTCACCTACGTCCGGAAGGGCTCGTCTGTTCGGGCGCGCGCCGCGCGACGTGCGGGCGCGGCGGCGGCTGGGCGTGATGCTGCAGGCCTCGGGCGTCCCGGACACGCTGCGGGTGCGCGAGCTGCTCACTGAGTTCCGCGGCTACTACCCCGCCCCCCTGTCGATGGCGCAGGTCGTCTCCGCGGCGGGCCTCGACGGGCTCGAGGGGCGCATGTTCGGCGAGCTCTCCGGCGGCCAGCAGCGACGAGTGCTGTTCGGGATCGCCCTGGCCGGCGACCCTGATCTGCTGGTCTTCGACGAACCGACCACCGGCCTGGACGTGGAGGCTCGCCACCGCCTCTGGGACACGTTGCGCGAACTGGCCGGCTCGGGTCGCGGAGTGGTGCTGACAACGCACTACCTCGAAGAGGCCGACGCTCTG from Ornithinimicrobium cryptoxanthini includes these protein-coding regions:
- a CDS encoding DLW-39 family protein, whose translation is MKRLMAFAALAAGALALVKKLQDEQAERDLWAEATDGVSETPPSS
- a CDS encoding ABC transporter ATP-binding protein, producing the protein MTTTQLTDHSARSSHDTPLLAELLGVSKQFGKGESAVQAVSGLDLDVRPGELLAVLGPNGAGKSTAIGMLTGLTSPTSGRARLFGRAPRDVRARRRLGVMLQASGVPDTLRVRELLTEFRGYYPAPLSMAQVVSAAGLDGLEGRMFGELSGGQQRRVLFGIALAGDPDLLVFDEPTTGLDVEARHRLWDTLRELAGSGRGVVLTTHYLEEADALADRIVVIDHGVVIAQGTPTEIKALVPGRRVRAQSSVSVSVAQQWPGVAGASREGPWLVLLVASAEPVLRALLDLDAAATGVTVTEPSLEEAFLALTHHMEETR
- a CDS encoding ABC transporter permease; this encodes MATVLRAALRRATIELRLQIMSPLVLLALLGPVVMLAVLFWLRDSQLMESALSLGQFLVPAYLAFGIISGGVLGVSGEITTERDDGTLLRAKTVPHAMTGHLLAKFFASIVTTLLPIAVILIGASFIVDGVTPTTAWGWIRLLLLSILTIAAMLPLGAVLGSIFKGPLALLFTTMAIYGLCAVSGLFYPMTAMPGWLQWVVQVFPVYWLGLGFRSVILPAEAVALEIGESWRTWETFGVLGIWVVIGLLLAPIALRRMSRRQSGSALASARERVLTRGY
- a CDS encoding ABC transporter ATP-binding protein translates to MSDRGPAIQTHRLAMQYGDTRVLDDVTLSIGTGEVVALLGPNGAGKTTTIEILEGFRVPSGGEVQVLGETPHTAGEAWRARVGVVLQSWRDHGKWRVGEFLDYLGMYYTDYATAAVERPWPTTDLIERVGLAGKTLRRLDRLSGGERRRLDVAVGLLGRPEVLFLDEPTAGFDPQARRDFHKLIRSLSDLDTTILLTTHDLTEAEILASRILVLAGGTIVADGSPDDLRHRMSATASVRFRRDGHLHTESTDDPVSYLRSVLAEPGEIEDLEVRRASLEEAYLALVHQVETGADTQAASFGILPDEATETGDETDPTRAREGA